From Pseudomonas hefeiensis, one genomic window encodes:
- a CDS encoding type II toxin-antitoxin system RelB/DinJ family antitoxin produces the protein MGALLKTTDVRCRIDEELKARATEVLNACGLSVSDAMRLFLRQVVETQGLPFEVRVPSDKTARAMIEARDIRQRFNSIDDMLREADGETGRKAKAR, from the coding sequence ATGGGTGCATTATTGAAAACCACCGACGTGCGTTGCCGCATTGATGAGGAATTGAAGGCCCGTGCCACCGAGGTTTTGAACGCTTGCGGATTGAGTGTTAGCGACGCGATGCGTCTTTTCCTGCGTCAGGTTGTTGAGACTCAGGGGCTTCCATTCGAGGTGCGAGTGCCTTCGGACAAGACCGCCCGGGCCATGATTGAGGCACGGGACATCCGTCAACGATTCAATTCGATAGACGACATGCTGAGAGAGGCTGATGGCGAAACCGGGAGAAAAGCAAAAGCGCGCTGA
- a CDS encoding OprD family porin, producing MLNKRIALIALGILNTTYAMASDQAESKGFVEDSSLNVLLRNAYINRDYKNGNQDKAEWGQAAIGTFSSGFTQGTVGVGVDAFGLYALRLDGGKGRSGAGGIDFFKQGDSGNAADDLSKFGAAVKFRVSNTVLAYGDQMPALPVLNYDNSRLLPESYTGTLITSKEIKGLELNAGRFTAESRKSAEGRDSGGLKSINVLGGSYQFTEQFKASLYASDVEDVLKKQYVNANYVFPLAKDQSLTLDFNGYRTKLDNSYVRENNVTGDDNKIWSLAATFATGPHSFTLAHQRSTGDSNLGYAYGGYQREQNRVGDGGNTIYLANSYWSDFNAEDERSWQLGYGLDFTTFGVPGLTYNVAYVRGDNITTSTSEGGTEREIFNQFKYVVQNGPAKDLSVRLRSSFLRVSQKSSEYNVSGNELRVFVDYPISVF from the coding sequence ATGTTGAACAAGCGCATTGCTCTGATCGCACTGGGGATTTTAAACACGACATACGCCATGGCCAGCGACCAGGCTGAGTCCAAGGGATTCGTTGAGGACAGCAGCCTGAACGTGCTGTTACGCAACGCTTATATCAATCGCGACTACAAAAACGGTAACCAAGACAAAGCCGAATGGGGCCAGGCCGCCATCGGAACGTTCTCGTCCGGTTTTACCCAAGGCACTGTAGGTGTGGGTGTTGACGCCTTCGGTCTGTACGCGCTGCGTCTGGATGGCGGCAAAGGTCGCAGCGGTGCGGGCGGCATCGACTTCTTTAAACAAGGCGACAGCGGCAACGCGGCCGATGACCTGTCCAAGTTTGGTGCGGCGGTCAAATTCCGTGTTTCCAATACCGTGTTGGCCTACGGCGACCAGATGCCGGCCCTGCCCGTGCTGAACTATGACAACTCGCGCCTGCTGCCGGAAAGCTACACAGGCACGCTGATCACCTCCAAAGAGATCAAGGGCCTGGAGCTGAACGCTGGACGCTTCACCGCCGAGTCGCGCAAGAGCGCCGAGGGTCGTGACAGCGGTGGTCTGAAGTCGATCAATGTATTGGGCGGCAGCTATCAGTTCACCGAGCAGTTCAAGGCTTCGCTCTATGCCTCGGATGTCGAGGACGTGTTGAAGAAACAGTACGTGAACGCCAACTACGTATTCCCGCTGGCCAAGGATCAGTCCCTGACCCTGGACTTCAATGGCTATCGCACCAAGCTGGACAACAGCTATGTTCGCGAAAACAACGTCACTGGCGACGACAACAAGATCTGGAGCCTGGCCGCCACTTTCGCCACCGGGCCGCACAGTTTCACCCTCGCTCACCAGCGCAGCACCGGCGACAGCAACCTGGGCTACGCCTACGGCGGTTATCAGCGTGAGCAGAATCGTGTGGGTGACGGCGGCAATACGATCTACCTGGCCAACTCCTACTGGTCCGACTTCAATGCAGAAGACGAGCGCAGCTGGCAACTGGGTTATGGCCTGGATTTCACCACGTTCGGGGTTCCCGGCCTGACGTACAACGTGGCTTATGTGCGTGGCGATAACATCACCACCTCCACCAGCGAAGGCGGCACCGAGCGCGAGATCTTCAACCAGTTCAAGTACGTGGTCCAGAACGGCCCCGCCAAAGACCTGAGCGTGCGGTTGCGCAGTTCGTTCCTGCGTGTTTCGCAGAAATCCAGCGAGTACAACGTCAGCGGCAACGAGCTGCGGGTGTTCGTGGATTATCCGATCAGCGTCTTCTGA
- a CDS encoding AzlC family ABC transporter permease, producing the protein MSKTSSQPLVVEQQASRTFAEASPVVAGYFTVSFVFGLMAVNAGLPLWLPVAMCLFVYAGASQFAALALISSGASLTTIVLTTFLINARHMLMSVYMAKALRALGLSRFERWCYAAGLTDESFAFHSVKLGTGAPVSVRYLIGFNLFCHTSWVLGGLLGAVCAQYAAHLIKYQLDYALTAMMLYVLVSLCNTRNKLIAALAAVACMGGLSLLGSSPFNVFIATFVGCGVGVCLTKRS; encoded by the coding sequence ATGAGCAAGACTTCCAGCCAGCCGCTGGTGGTCGAACAACAAGCCTCGCGTACCTTTGCTGAAGCCAGTCCGGTGGTAGCGGGTTATTTTACGGTTTCGTTTGTGTTCGGTCTGATGGCGGTCAACGCCGGGTTGCCCTTGTGGCTGCCGGTGGCGATGTGCCTGTTCGTTTACGCGGGCGCTTCACAATTTGCCGCGCTGGCGTTGATTTCCAGCGGAGCCTCGCTGACCACCATCGTGCTCACCACCTTTCTGATCAACGCGCGACACATGCTGATGTCGGTGTACATGGCCAAGGCATTGCGTGCGTTGGGGCTCAGTCGTTTCGAGCGCTGGTGCTACGCGGCGGGGCTCACGGATGAGTCGTTCGCCTTCCACAGCGTCAAGCTCGGCACCGGGGCACCGGTCAGCGTGCGTTACCTGATCGGCTTCAACCTCTTTTGCCACACCTCCTGGGTGCTTGGCGGCCTGTTGGGAGCGGTGTGTGCGCAATACGCGGCGCACCTGATCAAATACCAGCTCGACTACGCCCTGACCGCGATGATGCTCTACGTGCTGGTTTCGCTGTGCAACACCCGTAACAAACTGATCGCCGCCCTGGCGGCGGTCGCCTGCATGGGCGGGCTGAGCCTGCTGGGCAGCTCGCCGTTCAATGTCTTCATTGCCACGTTCGTTGGCTGCGGGGTGGGCGTATGCCTGACCAAACGTTCCTGA
- a CDS encoding RES family NAD+ phosphorylase — translation MTPRLADPQWKRAYRIVNSSFPPIALFEDVLDPEDLPTAYALEALTNDRLMEEAGVLSRVRPEDRISGPGSSPVMAAFTHIGKSSRFSDGTFGVYYAASSQEAAIAETCYHQARFLGATNEPDLELTMRTYVNKVIKPLHDIRHDYPHLHDPDPTAYGPSQVFARQLRETLSWGLLYNSVRLSGHECVAAFRPPAVSVPVQGKHIRYVWSAQKREISFVFEVSEV, via the coding sequence ATGACGCCACGACTGGCGGACCCGCAATGGAAGCGTGCCTACCGGATCGTCAACAGCAGCTTCCCGCCGATTGCGCTATTCGAAGACGTGCTTGATCCCGAGGACCTGCCCACCGCGTATGCCCTGGAAGCACTGACCAACGACCGGCTCATGGAAGAAGCCGGCGTGCTGTCCCGGGTCCGTCCCGAGGACCGCATTTCCGGGCCCGGCTCCTCGCCGGTGATGGCCGCGTTTACCCATATCGGCAAAAGCAGCCGCTTCAGCGATGGCACCTTCGGCGTCTACTACGCCGCCAGCAGCCAGGAAGCCGCCATTGCCGAGACCTGCTACCACCAGGCGCGATTCCTCGGGGCGACCAACGAGCCGGATCTGGAATTGACCATGCGCACGTACGTCAACAAGGTCATCAAGCCGCTGCACGACATCCGCCACGACTACCCGCACCTGCACGACCCGGACCCCACCGCCTACGGTCCGTCCCAGGTGTTCGCCCGGCAACTGCGCGAAACCTTGTCCTGGGGCTTGCTGTACAACAGCGTCCGCCTGTCCGGGCACGAATGCGTGGCGGCGTTTCGCCCTCCGGCGGTTTCGGTTCCGGTGCAGGGCAAGCATATCCGGTACGTCTGGAGCGCCCAGAAGCGGGAGATTTCGTTTGTGTTTGAGGTAAGTGAAGTGTGA
- a CDS encoding AzlD domain-containing protein — protein MPDQTFLILVVALMMAVTFLPRALPLQVNTENWPPFVARALEYLPVAIVAAISLTPLLIKDQQIQLDRPEFYAAIPTLLCAYFSRNLFLSVAVGTAAYIALGSFL, from the coding sequence ATGCCTGACCAAACGTTCCTGATCCTGGTCGTGGCCCTGATGATGGCGGTGACCTTTCTGCCACGGGCCCTGCCGCTACAGGTCAACACTGAAAACTGGCCGCCTTTCGTCGCCCGAGCCCTGGAGTACCTGCCGGTGGCGATCGTCGCTGCCATCAGCCTCACCCCGTTGTTGATCAAGGATCAGCAGATACAACTCGACCGCCCGGAATTCTATGCCGCGATTCCGACGCTGTTATGTGCGTACTTCAGCCGCAACCTGTTTCTCAGTGTGGCGGTGGGCACGGCGGCGTACATCGCGCTCGGTTCGTTCCTTTAG
- a CDS encoding LysR family transcriptional regulator produces the protein MDSRTLRNLMRIVQTGSLSAAAEHSCLTVQALAAQLNKVEEQFGFRLFRRSNKGLTLTSQGSELTPFMDQVLVATRQLEEKVAALKTPRQRTLRVALNTTLPAEFNRRMIDRLIAVFPQYQLEFSYAESMENLSKLKNEDFDLAILIGPQQSGFSSITMPDVQVQVVGAHCGEEDDSLGLLGDKFQVRPAEECPYSHSFLRFLDAGLGEYGSSQRMVYSCSETLTLSLITQLDGLGLVSREAALRNDLTIFPDFEDFLEVRLAVNNPELSGQALHDVVDLTLKERTERDVRRRAHRHTEKQVAAEVRT, from the coding sequence ATGGATAGCAGAACCTTACGCAACCTCATGCGCATCGTGCAGACCGGCTCCTTGTCGGCGGCGGCGGAACATTCGTGCCTCACGGTGCAGGCATTGGCGGCACAGTTGAACAAAGTTGAGGAGCAGTTTGGCTTCCGGCTGTTCCGGCGTTCGAACAAGGGCTTGACGTTGACGAGCCAAGGCTCGGAACTGACGCCGTTCATGGATCAGGTGCTGGTTGCCACGCGGCAGTTGGAAGAGAAGGTCGCGGCGCTGAAGACGCCCCGGCAGCGCACCCTGAGAGTGGCGCTCAATACCACCCTGCCGGCGGAGTTCAACCGGCGGATGATCGATCGGCTGATCGCCGTGTTTCCCCAATATCAGTTGGAGTTCAGTTACGCCGAGTCGATGGAGAACCTGAGCAAGCTCAAGAATGAAGATTTTGACCTGGCGATCCTGATCGGCCCACAGCAGAGCGGCTTTTCCAGCATCACCATGCCGGATGTTCAGGTACAGGTGGTCGGCGCCCATTGCGGCGAGGAGGACGATTCCCTCGGTTTGCTCGGCGATAAGTTTCAGGTGCGTCCGGCCGAAGAGTGTCCGTATTCCCACAGCTTCCTTCGCTTTCTGGATGCCGGGCTGGGCGAGTACGGCTCGAGCCAGCGAATGGTGTATTCCTGCAGTGAAACGCTGACGTTGTCGTTGATCACTCAGCTCGATGGCCTGGGACTGGTGTCCCGGGAAGCGGCGCTGCGTAACGACTTGACGATTTTCCCGGACTTCGAGGATTTCCTCGAAGTCCGCCTGGCGGTGAATAATCCGGAGTTGTCCGGCCAGGCACTGCACGATGTTGTGGACCTGACGCTAAAGGAACGAACCGAGCGCGATGTACGCCGCCGTGCCCACCGCCACACTGAGAAACAGGTTGCGGCTGAAGTACGCACATAA
- a CDS encoding MbcA/ParS/Xre antitoxin family protein gives MATSSITLNPQQQLDSPDAGRVALKFFFNLMALWGCSVEQQRTLLGKVGNTTFYKYKQLPENVRLPHDTLERISYLMGIHKALSIIFSNSRDRAYQWVNSPNTAAPFNGQSALAYMLAGRVVDIADVRRYLDGVRG, from the coding sequence ATGGCGACTTCCTCCATCACCCTCAACCCACAGCAACAATTGGACTCTCCAGACGCGGGTCGGGTCGCGTTGAAGTTTTTCTTCAACCTCATGGCGTTGTGGGGCTGCAGCGTCGAGCAGCAGCGCACGTTGCTGGGCAAGGTAGGCAACACGACTTTCTATAAGTACAAACAATTACCGGAAAACGTAAGGCTGCCTCACGACACACTGGAGCGCATTTCCTACCTCATGGGTATTCACAAGGCGCTGAGCATCATCTTCAGCAACAGCCGGGACCGCGCTTACCAGTGGGTCAACAGCCCCAATACCGCTGCGCCCTTCAACGGCCAGTCGGCACTGGCCTACATGCTCGCCGGGCGGGTGGTGGACATTGCCGATGTGCGGCGTTATCTCGACGGAGTGCGCGGTTGA
- a CDS encoding 2OG-Fe dioxygenase family protein: MIVLNREVGEALRRDKYVNVRGGDFNLYGHFGDFVRLTKSWENMEPDSYYGQSESGMRFRRYSDFEYNPRTRDLAQLEHRAYIQSKTNNSYVGGLERHFQDFSNEVINSPVMRSLIDTDFEVYKNVLPQELHEEIWQCQIHQIRIEIKPGKQLEITPEGIHCDGYPFSGVHFWGRHNVAGAESRLYTAQEEQLAAMTYEDILDTTFFLDRDMRHYVTPARNAHSHEMAFRQILAISFSRPGTAFDIVR, encoded by the coding sequence ATGATCGTTCTGAACAGGGAAGTAGGCGAAGCACTGAGGCGTGACAAATACGTCAACGTCCGCGGTGGAGACTTCAATCTCTACGGTCATTTCGGCGACTTTGTCCGGCTGACCAAAAGCTGGGAAAACATGGAGCCCGACAGCTACTACGGCCAGTCCGAGTCAGGCATGCGTTTTCGCCGCTACAGCGACTTCGAATACAACCCCAGGACCCGCGACCTCGCGCAGCTCGAGCACCGGGCCTACATTCAGTCCAAGACCAACAACAGCTATGTCGGTGGACTGGAGCGGCACTTCCAGGACTTTTCCAACGAAGTGATCAACTCGCCGGTGATGCGCAGTCTGATCGACACGGACTTTGAGGTGTACAAGAACGTCCTCCCCCAGGAACTGCACGAGGAAATCTGGCAGTGCCAGATCCATCAGATCCGTATCGAGATCAAGCCGGGCAAGCAACTGGAAATCACCCCTGAGGGGATCCATTGCGACGGGTATCCGTTCAGCGGCGTGCATTTCTGGGGCCGTCATAATGTGGCCGGCGCAGAGAGTCGTCTGTACACCGCCCAGGAAGAACAACTGGCGGCGATGACTTACGAGGACATTCTCGACACCACGTTCTTCCTCGACCGCGACATGCGTCATTACGTCACCCCGGCCCGGAACGCCCACAGCCATGAAATGGCTTTCAGGCAGATCCTGGCGATTTCCTTCTCGCGGCCCGGGACCGCTTTTGACATTGTTCGCTGA
- a CDS encoding type II toxin-antitoxin system YafQ family toxin, which yields MAKPGEKQKRAELPKQCAYTSEFKKSWERYKRAGRRDMNEVRHVMVMLFLGEQLPSEYMDHALTGNWDGFRECHIGGDFLLIYEHSRSDLVTFVDLGSHAELFR from the coding sequence ATGGCGAAACCGGGAGAAAAGCAAAAGCGCGCTGAATTACCGAAGCAATGCGCATATACCTCTGAATTCAAAAAGTCCTGGGAGCGTTACAAAAGGGCAGGGCGGCGCGATATGAATGAAGTGCGGCATGTGATGGTTATGCTTTTTTTGGGTGAGCAGCTACCGAGTGAATACATGGATCATGCATTGACTGGTAACTGGGATGGATTTCGAGAGTGCCATATTGGCGGTGACTTCCTTTTGATTTATGAGCATTCGCGCTCGGACTTGGTTACGTTTGTTGACTTGGGAAGCCATGCCGAGTTGTTCAGATAA
- a CDS encoding GNAT family N-acetyltransferase, with amino-acid sequence MDDLEQQVLLRRAMVRDAERLEQFFRGFDEVSFCEWQDARFLRGVLLQDTTTAYLAVDVSGEVVGAVIGGMLGTRGTINHLAVSPGHRTRGLGQRLVEAASADMKRVGVLRMFLFVDDANLAGKRFWAAQGFCEPRGEITFERDL; translated from the coding sequence ATGGACGATCTGGAGCAACAGGTTCTGTTGCGCCGGGCAATGGTCAGGGACGCCGAACGACTGGAGCAATTCTTTCGCGGTTTCGACGAAGTGTCGTTCTGCGAGTGGCAGGATGCCCGATTCTTGCGTGGGGTGTTGTTGCAGGACACCACCACTGCGTACCTGGCCGTCGATGTCAGCGGTGAAGTGGTGGGGGCAGTGATTGGCGGCATGCTCGGCACCCGTGGCACCATCAATCACCTGGCCGTCAGCCCAGGGCATCGCACCCGAGGCCTGGGCCAGCGTCTGGTAGAGGCTGCATCGGCCGACATGAAACGGGTCGGCGTACTGCGCATGTTCCTGTTCGTCGACGATGCTAATCTGGCCGGCAAGCGGTTTTGGGCAGCCCAAGGCTTTTGCGAGCCTCGGGGTGAAATCACTTTCGAGAGGGATCTATGA